The segment GGATCGGTGAATACCGGACCCTTTTTCATGCAACCAAGGTAAGTCTGAGAGTGAGAACGTTCTTTTACTAGTAAAAGTGATAGCCGATCTGCAAATCAACAGTACAACATTTTTATCTAGCAACATAAGTGCAGAATGAAGGTCAGAAAACCATTCAACTCATGCATAAAAGAGTTAATAAATCAAGTCACCTGGCCTCAAATATATATCATCATCAGCTTTGACGTAAAACTCTGAATCAAAGAGTGCATACGCAGCTTTAAAAAATGCTAACCTGAAGCAGACATTCTAAATTAAGGGATCTTTCAATTGAATAACATGGCCAATTGAAAACTAAAAAATCCGAAAAAAGAACTAACGTTTTGTACGGGAGCTTACTGTACTCCTCCTCAATATCTAACAAAAGGAAATCATCATATTCTGCTACTTCTTTTTTCAGCTCTGCCATCTTTGATTTATCATTTGTTCTACCAATTACAAACCTAAAAGCTAATCCAGTTGCTTCTTCCaatctgaaaaataaaaattaaatcgtATTTAAAATGTAAAGTTAATTCAAACGGACCTTAATCGTTCTATACTAAAACAAATTACCGGTAAACAAATATACCGTTGAAGGCCTTGACGATCAGAAGGCATCCACGTCTTTCTCAAAGACTGTCTCCGACCAGTGGAGCCAAACCCGGTTTGGATCCCAACGAAGCCCATTATTTTATGCCTCTTAGTCCCATCATCATCACCAGCAGCGGAAAGACCGTTGTTGCCATGACCAGTTTTGTCCCAAATGACACGGACGGATCTAGGGTCGGAGTTCCGGCAACGGTAACCGGATCCACCGGAGGAAAGGAAAGAAGAAAGGGCAAAGAGGAAAGAGACAATGGCGAAGGTGAGGAGGGAGGCGAAGATGAGGAGAGTAGATCTGGTGTGAGGCGTTGCCGGCGGCGAAGTGCGCGCGTGGAAGAACTTGGGAGAGGATGGCATAACTGTGAATTTACAGGGAAGGGAGGGAGAGATTTGGGGAGTGACTAGAACTTAGAAGAGGAAGCAAGACTCGGTACTCATTTGAAGTGGAAGGCAAGTCAAATTAGACACAAAGAGAGTGACACCCTTCTGTcttttaactatcaaaatggagtTTCTGCTTTCCTTTTAATCTTTTGGGTTAATTCTAGCAATTATCTTTAAACTATGACTTcaattttaatttggtccttaGTTTTAAGATTCAATtggaaagttttaaaatttgggACCCTTAAAATTTAATCTACAGTTTAGGTGTGGTTGATGATGTTAACCCTTTTCAGTTCTTTTAATTCATCTGCTGTTAGATATTGTCTTAATTGCGAGGTTAAGCAAATGAGATTAAtctacttttaaaaaaaatctttttaatttgatcataaattttctttaaattagAGTCAAATTTTGATAAAAGATATATTTAAAGTTGATGCCTCTTTTCTTTCTTAACtgttgaaaagaaaaatttgtgaTGAAAATGAAAGCGTCATAAAAAGTTAAATAACTAACTAGgtaatttactttttaatttgattagtttagattattagtcgaaaaatatatttaatattttataattaaatttaaataaacttattaaattataattcaatCTAGTCAAATTAAATCTGTTTATGAGTCGACTTGATCTAActtgaatttaatttaaataataattttaaaatttaaatttaattataaaaatatttttaatattttattacttattaataataaaagggtttttgatattattatttttaaaatcaaagCATAGTCCAATTCAACTTGACCTATGGACGTACTCAACTTATAAAAGACTTTATCCAGAATACGATTTAAGTGAGATAGACTACTTCAAATTGATTTATGTTTTATTTCTGGTTTAATGGATTGGACGAAtgaaaatgttttaatattttagattggcttaatttttttaaaattacatcAGTTATTAAATTATGTGTAAATTTTCGTTTTgatcaattaattaaaaaaaagttataatttggtctttgaactattcaaaagttctcatttaagtcattgaattattcaatagtttttatttaagtcgttGGGTTGTTAAGTctcttttaaaaaaagaaaagtttCGCCAGAGAGCTTTAAGCAATGATTCAACAATCGATACGGTGGATAAGTACCCATCAACGAGTAGAAAAACATATCTTAGATCCAAGTCGATCTAATGGTCAATGTCGgagattaaagaaaaaaattatttgaattttgtttcgCGGATTTATAAAGCCTAAAGTTGTTTTCCATTAAAAACAATTGAACTGCATAAGAGATTAAGTGCAAACAAAGAAAGCCATTTAATATCGATTTTAATAacctaatgacttaaatgaaaatttttgaatagttcaatgactaaattgtaattttctaattgagtgaccaaaataaaaatttactcgtagtttagtgactaatgatatagtttattatatatatatatatatatatatatatatatatatataataaggcaTATAATCCATTCTAACCATAAACTAGTCAACATATAACTAATACATCATCAAAACATCGGCgaaatcaaaatatcaaaaccagtGTCCATAAAATCTAAAGCAATAAAGTCATGAAAACATCCCAAATATCATGGCAAAAACCAGCAAAACGTCTACCACATTGTCTTTATTTCCCCAAAACATAAACGAATAAATAAGCTCCTACGAAATAATGCTAAAGTCTTGCTTGAATCACTCCATCGGAACCACACCGCTCACACCAGAACACAACTAATCTGCAATAATTTTAAAAAGGAGTGGGAGAgtttaacaagctcagtgaatgattAGAATAACTATCATACAAAcatgtcatcatgcattaacgaAGCAACCATTAGCACATTTACAACATTTTCAACTTTAGTGTCATATTATACTTATTCATGCATTATTCATTGGTTCGTTTACATAATAATCGCATAACCgtttaagcatatatcacattCTACATAATCACATTTATGATAATTTGacacttgagctatgaaacataaaagtgggctcTATCACCACACATCGGATATACAGATCTCTAACACACCAAGTGACTCATAGAGTCGAACATATCCCAAAAGTGTAGCATATAGCTagcactctccaacacaccaagcATGTCCCGGTGAATGGAGCTCAACTCACATTCCCGTATCACTCCAAATCTGTCCCAGGCCTCAATGCACCAAAAACACAACacaaaggtgagtactcacaatcctatggcatgccaactatatccaacggtctCATAAAGTAATAAGGCTAAAATATCCACATTATAACACACATTTACTTACTGATTTTTCGCTCACTATCATTAGCACATTAGCATCATTAGCACAACATTATCACTATCATTCGTCATGTATATCATGCCTACATTTACACTTTCACAATAGCCATCACAAGCATATAGCACACATGTCATAGCATCACATCTTAGTTCTCATTTTTACAATCACATACACACATATTTCACAAATTAAACATGGGTATGAGAAAACTTACACTCGAAGTTTAGAGCATGGGTTTAGGCTACTTCTAAATTCCCAATTAACATAATGAATCGTGTTTACAAGCAGCAATTCCAAACACTTACCGATCATGCTTTCGCCTAATCGTCGAAAGCTCAAACTAGATTTTTCTTAACTTGAAGAAGGTTCCAATGATTCTGAAGTttcaaaaagtaaataaataaaaaaatcacaatCAACATACATCTATGGACTCTcttaaataacaaaaaaaaaagcacaAGCCTAAGTCAAATTCTCTTGGAACCAAAACCTTCGACATCacaaacttgaaactcgattATGTCGGTCTATACTTAATCTTTTTTCCTAAAACTGATTtcattcatctaattattcacctATGACTAATTCTCAACCGTTAAACTATTGAAAACTACccaattcatggtatcaaaaaTTTTTAACATGTTATggtaattttcacaaaaattcatttaaaactcAAGAAATATTTAAcgaaacttgaaactcaatttagaaaccttctattcatatcaaaactaattgaaaaacactttgaaatcaCGTTTTTATCCAAAATCCagaaatccaccattaacgatccaatttttggcttttattcaAAACATGAAATTTAATTGCTAAAAACTCAGTTTAAAAGACCAGATAACAACTAAAACTAAGAGAAAGATGAATTGACACCTTCGATGGAAGAAAAACAGAGTTTTAGTTAAAAATCCAGAAGTCCCACAAGATTGAGAGATTACAAATTCAATGGTGTCTTAGGTGttgttcttaaaattttatgaaggTTTAATGTTGTGagaataaaagaaatcaagagaATGGAGTTTGGGAATCAAAGTTTGAATGGGAAGAGCTTAGGAGAGAATGGgacgataaaaaaaaaaaagggagaacaCTATTGTGAAATCTCTAGGTAGGGCAAATATATTAGGTTGATTTTAAAGTTTTGGTTTAACTGCCTTATAAACAATcaaaatttagccctttttacaaatcagtccttattttaaaattgaatgtATTTTTAGTATCATTTTCAAAAGTTGATTTGATTTTCAAAAAGCCAGAAACGAAAACATTTCTGATTTACCATTCACGGAATTCCCAAACACAGTAAAGCTAAAATCCCTAAAATACTCCCAAAACTCCTAGGCCCAATTTTGGAGTGTGACAAAGAAAAGTGAAGAAAAAGAAATATTAGAGATGATTTTGAAGCGAAAAGAAATTGAATGCTTAAAAGCCTTCAAGGATGAAAACCTACTTTGGAAAATGTTTTCTTGAAACCAAAAAGCATGAAAAAAGCAAGTATAACGATTAAAGCAAAATAACaagataaataaagaaaataaaagtaatagtGGAAAAAGGAATAGATAAACTAATGGAGATGAATAGAAGGATAAGTGTTTGATTGAACCATCAGGGAATGATTTCCTGAAGAAACTAATCGATGGCTTTAACTAACCCTCCAAGAGCAAAATCTTGGCAACACGAAGCTTGAAAAAATTCCCCAAACCCATTATTTTGAGATCAAGTCCAATTTCCCTTCGGTGGTGTCAATTCAAATGTCCAACTTTCAATGAAGCCCGTGTTTTTTAGCATCAACCACTTTTTCCCATCCCaagttattttattaactttagcTCCCTATTTATACTGTAACATAACCTCGAGCCTCTTTCTTATTTCTGTGCAATAGGAAGTGATTCGTTGATTGATGGGATAAGCACATGGTGGAATCGAACCACAGTCTTTTTCCTTACGTGGTAAAAGTCGAGAGTTAAAATATAGACTCGAAAGCATACGCCTGTTAGAAGTGATCTCCACCTCCCTTTTTTCGAGTCCCCGTCTTTAATTTTTCACTTCAAATCTAAAGATGATAAGCTTAAGGTTCTCACTGGAGGCCTTTGCCCTTGTTCTGCAGCCGACCAAGTCCTAGGACCTGATCGGTGGAGAGAGGATTTTCACCCCTTTCATGATGCATTCGATGTTTGTTGTAATCTGGGTTCGCCTCCCCCACTTGCCGATCGAATGTTAGGGTAAGGAGCTATCTCTACCCTTCTTCTTCACTTCTTCCCTTTGAGATTAGATGCTCTAGAGGTCTCAACGATAAAGAGGCATGGTACGATAGTCAAATGCCATATAAATGCGAAATGGCTAGCTGCCCATTACTAAGCGAAGTCCTTTCTCGCCTGTCTTCTTGTGACCGGGTCGGTCTATTCTTTAATAAGCCAATTTCCtactgtaacactccttacccgtattcgataccaggacagggtacaaggcattaccagatttAAGCAGAAccaaacatacaaaaccgggccataaaatttcatccaaactaAAACCAAACAATTAAAGTCaatttgtccctattatggacctacgaggcccaaaacatacatcattaacggtccgagactaaaccgagaatttacgaaaattctaaaaaaatttctaggttaaagcctcacacgcccatgtagaggcaatgcacacgctcgtgtgcctggggacacgcccatgtcccacacccatgtggaattattggatttattttccaatttgaacctacagggtttTTCACACGGTCGAGCACATGCCagtgtccttggcccgtgtccctcgCACAGCATGGCATATGCCCGTGTGGTAGCCTGTGTGATTTTGGCGAACATTCTATTTATAcaaatttgaggcacacggccaagcacatgcccATAACCAGAGGCTGTATCCTCCACACGATTgaaacacacggtcgtgtctctgcccgtgtatttactaccaagcatgttaacctaaaattcaaggtgaaagggacacacggctgaacgacacacccatggggctgaccgtgtgtcacatacggcctagacgcatgcccgtgtgtctacccgtgtggaccatttggaGGCTATTCTctaagccattggtcacccttaaacaatcatacacttTCACATGTTCAATGGCATATTCCATTACATATTTAGACATTTAAACATGCAACATTATAGCATCACTATGACCCCCTTTTTATACTAGTCCATTAGTATTTACACAACCTTATCTTTTAgccattccacaccaatttcatggtttaccatATTCTTTATTATCAATCCATTATGAGTGCTAAATCATGCAACCACATACAAGCAATTAAATAGTCatccatcaaaccaacacatacACATCTTAGTATGCATGCAAAGGTAAACTTTGggatacatcccaatcattaatatggaccaaaccacatggccatatacaaaataatcaatacCCAAATGAGCCATTACACTCGACTTCTTCAACATGACGCATATACACAAAtagacaagtttcctatacatgccatgaccaaaataattaaacCCTTTTATACCCAAAATCCTTAAAGATAGTATGATCAGAGCTCCGACGTCCCCCGATCCTTTGAGCTAGCTTAACGTatctaaagagaagggaaaagagaggagggtaagctataaagcttagtaagtacacatacaaataatctacattttgCAACTATTGATAATATAAGCATAATTACTTATCTATTATGATACTTTTCATCatgtcatatatatacttacctttcatagTCATATGCATATAGTTATCCAAAtacatatattttcataatatcatcatatactaagtcctcatagggttttagtacatacctgtgtCATCTTGCGCACATATAGcttacttaaattttactttcggaattcatattacgttacccgttgaacacttggaatatgatttGGACACACGAAAAAAATGCACCAAAGTGCCTGAACGTAGCCTTGGCTACCTGACAGAATGTGCACTGAAGTGCCTCATATCACAGAATCACATGCCACTCTCAACggggctactcaaagagctaaAAGAGTATCTGAACAAAACTCAGGATACCTAGCACCCGGACCCTaacatgtatcacatattaaatgagctcataacacacataactatcctagtgacatgtcacttgtatcctcaactattactaaggttcaaacaggatttttcctcacttgcatatagtatctccatcgtacttgctcgtaacgtcgtaaatcacgaccataataacattcataCTTTTATAACAATCAATAAGCATataattcataattaaaataaaacatttatcacattatgttaaagcatttaaaacatagtACCATACCGCATTTTTTGCACATAtgcttacctcgatacaaaatattagaaatcgagcctaaaccTCGTAAACCTTATTTTTTCCCCGATCAAGGCCCGTATCTtgattctcttgatctataataccaaatttagctcgtttaatacatacattactcaaaacgACCCAAAATTTATACTTgtttaaaattactattttacccctatactttcatatatttgcaatttagtctctaggctcggatAATACAATGTATGGGATTTCTTAGTTACACAAGCCTAACtgaacatttttcatgttcataacagcccacattttccttcatttcacatttttctacccttttctacaacttttacaaaatagtccttaaagcccttttcatgaaagtctacttagtaaaagttttttaccatcctttaaactctcatatccttccataaatcatcaaaacataagcttctcatgcatgggtaaatttctaaacatgtaccctagcatgaaatataggtaaaaatagagagagcaagttaccagaatttcaaaaatacgaagaacattaaaaaagggGCATAGAAGCACTTATtatagagcttggaaagcttaaaaaccctagatatggagcaCCCTAAAATTTCGGCAGGAACATGGAGAGAATGAACTGATTTTtagcttattttccctttttatttcattaatataccaaatgaccaaaatgcctctaatacatttccttcaaatttttccataGAAGCtcttttttgtccaaaaacttagaaattgggaaaattttctttaagacctcctaattaataatccaaagaaatttcatacaaattgctccTAAGacacaaattttacaacttattcaatttggttcctaatttccaattggacaccttatacttagaatttcttcatgaaactttaacacatgcatatattcatattctaaacctcataacaatcataaaatcaatattttaacgTCAAAttcgtggttttgaaaccactattccgactaggccctattttggaatGTTACACCCACGGTCAGGTCAATCTTAGTATATAGCTTCTAGTTCGACGAGACTAGCAAAGATGCtgccaagcctagctgaataagATTAAGTAAAAAGAATCTTCTAAATAAAAACAAGAATTGAATCTTGCAAATAGAATACTCCAAAAAGTGCTTCTATGATTCCAATAATCAAAACTGTCATCCATATTAACTAATGAAAGTGCTTATATATAGCTacaaattgaatgaaaaaaaaaactcctAATTTAATTAGAACTTTAAGTTGGCTAAGCAAGAAAAATTCTAGTTAAACTACACCTTTTTGTCGACTAAAAACGTAAAACTTCTAAACTAGCTTAAAAGACTTAAAAtatcttaaaatttaaattaaataaataccaaaaataaaaatataataaatacaatatgggattatatataatcaaaataaagCTTTTAAATCGAACCCAAATTGAAACATAGAGTAAGGCCTAAAACTTGTAATTTTTGAAATAATCTCGTTTAGAATATCTTTCTGGTGCGGTCTTCGCTTAAAAGATGTAACTTGATCTCTTGAACTTGAGATCATGTGATTCAATGTGTGTTTCAAAGCTAAGAGCCTACTCTTTCATTATTTAAATGACATCTTAACCCAAAAATGCCTGGAAGCCATACGTAAATCCATCACAAATAATCTATTTTTCGTGACTAGAAAATTGACATATttctaacaccccaaactcggcctagacgttatggtcgtatGGCACTTGGGAAATTTGCAACTATGCTGGAAGAATAGATATTGCGGATATACCACTAGAATTGCAGTAAAATTGCCTGAACACACTTCATCCGTCACATATTATTTCCCACCTCAATGTACATGCAAAAACATACCAACATCTCATGCTACACAAGATCATAGCGAAACAGATTTATGACATGCTTACACATGTTTCATTGAAACAAATTATGTCACATAGCCTACATGAATCAGAGTTATCCTTTACTAACATGCAAACATTTAGATTACAGATTTTGCGGTCTTACTAGATTACTAAATGTCTACCTACCTAATTTAAAAAAACTCTCTTCTGGCCAAACGAGGCCCACAAACTACCCAAAATGGACCCATACATGTAGCACATACACCTTACTTGACCAAGTTGTGTGGCCTACATAATCT is part of the Gossypium arboreum isolate Shixiya-1 chromosome 5, ASM2569848v2, whole genome shotgun sequence genome and harbors:
- the LOC108450371 gene encoding probable beta-1,3-galactosyltransferase 14 — encoded protein: MPSSPKFFHARTSPPATPHTRSTLLIFASLLTFAIVSFLFALSSFLSSGGSGYRCRNSDPRSVRVIWDKTGHGNNGLSAAGDDDGTKRHKIMGFVGIQTGFGSTGRRQSLRKTWMPSDRQGLQRLEEATGLAFRFVIGRTNDKSKMAELKKEVAEYDDFLLLDIEEEYSKLPYKTLAFFKAAYALFDSEFYVKADDDIYLRPDRLSLLLVKERSHSQTYLGCMKKGPVFTDPKLKWYEPLSFLLGKEYFLHAYGPIYALSADVVASLVALRNDSFRMFSNEDVTIGAWMLAMNVNHEDNRALCEPECTQSSVAVWDIPKCSGLCNPEKKMLELHQIDACSKSPTLPSDDD